The stretch of DNA GCCACCACATCAATACCAGGATGGCGGCGCCGGAACGCCGATACCAGTCCAGGCAGCACCGTGGCCAGCACCGAGGGGAACGTCGCCAGCCGGATGCGGCCGGCATGCAAGCCGAGCGCCGCATCGCCCAGCGCGCGGATCGCATCCAGCTCCACCAGCATGCCGCGCGCGTGCTGCAACACCTGCTCGCCAAGCGCGGTAAGCAGCACCTCGCGCCGCTCGCGCACGAATAGCGGTGCGCCGAGCGAGGCTTCAATCTGCGCAATCGCCTGGCTGGCGCCGGACTGCGACAAGCCAACCTGCTGCGCAGCCTGTGAAATATTACGCAATTCGGCGACGGCAACCAGCAGACGCCAATGGGACAAATTCATCATTAGAAAAACTGATAGTGCGTTTCTGAAGCATTCATTTTACAGCGCATCGATGCGGCGCATACAGTGACGGCTCACCATTTGAAGGAGTTTGCAATGAAGCTGTACTACGCACCGCATACCTGTTCGCTCTCGCCGCTGATCGTATTGAAGGAATTGGGACTGCCGCATGAACTAATCAAAGTCGACAACCAGAGCAAGCGCACCGCTGACGGCCGCGACTTCCGCGCCATCAACCCGAAAGGCTACGTGGCGGCACTTGAATTAGACAATGGGGAAATCCTGACCGAGGGACCGGCCATTATTCAATACCTGGCCGACCTGAAGCCGGAGGCAGCACTGGCGCCGCCAGCCGGCAGCTGGGAACGCGTGCGATTACAGGAGATGTTGAACTTCATCACCAGCGAGATCCACGCCGGCATTGCACCGTTATTTAACAGCGATTTGCCGGAAGCGGCCCGAACCATCTTCCGCGACCGCCTGTTCCGTCGCATGAGCGTGCTGGAAACCACGCTCCAGCAACGCGCCTATCTGATGGGAGCAACCTTCACCGTTGCCGATGCCTACCTGTACACCGTGCTCGGCTGGCTCCAGTTCTTCGCCATCGACCTTAACGAATGGCCAGCGGTGGCAAGCCACCATGCCGGCCTCGCCAGCCGTCCATCCATCCAAGCCGCCCAGCAAGCCCACGCTTAAGCGCGGCGAGCTTCCTGGACGCCGGTCACTTCGGCAATAGAGTTCAATGCCTTATGCAGCTGCGCGGTGGCGCCGATTTCGGCCGTAAAGGTCATGCGCGCAAAGCCTTTGGCGCTTTGCGTGTTGACGCCGATAACGTTGATCTTCTCGCGCGAGAAGACCTCGGAAATATCACGCAGCAGCCCTTGGCGGTCATTCGCAAGAATGAAGATGTCGACCGGGTAAACCGTGTCCGACACCGCACGTCCCCATTCGGTGACGATGACCCGCTCCGGCGCCTTGGCGCGCATTTCGGCGAAGTTCTTGCAGGTTGCGCGGTGAATCGACACGCCTTTGCCGCGCGTGACGAAGCCAACGATGCCATCCGGCGGCGCCGGCTTGCAGCATTTGGCCAGCTGCGTCATCAGGCCGTCGGTCCCGACCACCAGCACGCCCGACTTGGCGCCCTGCTCCACGCTGGACGCCTTGCTCTTGCCGAGGAAAACTTCGTCCACCGGCTCCACTGGTTCGCCGCTGTCGTGCAAGGCTTGCTCGATGTGGCGCAGGCTGAATTCATCCTTGCCGACCGACAGGAACAGGTCGTCCACCTTGGCAAAGCCCAGCTTGTTGGCCAGCGCTTCCAGGTTGACGGCAGTCTTGCCTTCGCGCTGCAAGGTTTTCTCCACCATGGCGCGGCCGTGCGACAGCGTTTCCTGCATGTCGATTGCGTGGAACCAGGCGCGGATCTTGGAGCGCGTGCGGGTCGCCACCGTATATTCATCGCTGAGCCAGTCGCGCGACGGGCCGGCCGTGCCGGGGGCGCCTTTGGCGGTGATGATTTCGCAGGTCTGACCGTTTTTCAGCGGCGTGTTCAGCGGCACCATGATGCCGTCCACGCGCGCGCCACGGCAGCGGTGGCCGACGTCGCTGTGCAGGTGATAGGCAAAGTCGACCGGCGTGGCGCCAACCGGCAGTTCGATCACGCGCGCTTGCGGCGTCAGCACGAAGATGCGGTCATCCAAGGCCGCAGCCTTGAGCTTTTCCACCCACTCGCGCTGCTGCTCTTCCTGCCCGACCACGGCATCGGCGACGTCGGTTTTCCACGCGAGCAGCTGACGCAGCCATGCGATTTTTTCGTCGTACTTCTGGCCCTGGAAGTTGGAGCCGCCCTCTTCCTTGTAGCGCCAGTGCGCGGCCACGCCGTATTCGGCGAAGCTGTGCATTTCCTGGGTGCGGATCTGCACTTCCAGCGGCCGGCCGTCTTCCGCCATGACTACCGTGTGCAGCGACTGGTAGCCATTCGGCTTGGGCCGCGATATGTAGTCGTCGAATTCTTTCGGGATCGGCGTCCAGATGTTGTGCACCACGCCCAGCACCGTGTAGCAGGTCTTAACGTCGGCCACGATCACGCGGAAGGCGCGCACATCGTAGAGATCGGTAAAGTCCAGCTCCTTGCCCTTCATCTTGCTCCAGATGGAGTAGATGTGCTTCGGCCGCCCAAACACCTCGGCCTGGATGCCGGCCGCCGCCATTTCCGACTGCAGGCGCGCAATCGCATTGGTGACGAAGCCTTCGCGCATCATGCGCTTTTCTTCCAGCATCTTGGCGATGCGCTTGTACGTCTCCGGCTCGATGAAGCGGAACGACAAATCTTCCAGCTCCCACTTCAACTGCCAGATCCCCAGGCGGTTGGCCAGCGGCGCGTACAGGTCCAGCGTCTCGCGGCCATAAGCGGCGGTCATGTCGTTGAACAGCTTGATGTCGGCAAAGTAGCGCAGCGTGGTCACGCACGACGCGAGCCGCACCAGCACCACCCGCATGTCGGAGGCCATGGCCAGCAACATCTTGCGCAGCGTTTCAACCTGCGCCACCGCCATCTGCGCGGCGTTGCGGCCGCGGCCCAGGGCGGCGCCGGGATTTTGATTCTGGGTCAGCTCGCGCAGGCGGATCAGCTGCCGCACGCCGGACACCAGCTCATTGACTTCCGGACCGAAGCGCGGCTCGATCACGGCGGCCTGCTCGGTGTCGAGCAGCGTCAGCTCGAACATCAGGCCGGCCAGACGGGTTTCGAGGTCGGTGCTCAACGACGACAGCGTGCAGGCCACGCCGACCGCGAAGTCGAGCGCGGCCTGGCCGCTGCTGCATTGTTTGTCGGCATACGCGGCGCTGGCAAAGTCCAGCGCCGCCAGCATGCGCGCGCTTTCGTCGGGCGTCAGGCCCTGGACCAGTTGTTCCGACGTGACGCTGCTGACCGCAGTGGTGGAAACCATGGGACTCCTAGCGCTGCGCGGCGACGACGACGATTTCGACCAGCCAGTTAGGATCGGCCAGCTTGGCTTCGACCGTGGCACGCGGCGGGGTGTGGCCTTGCGGTACCCAGGCATCCCACTCCTCGTTCATGCCGGCAAAGTCGGCCAGATCCTTGATGTAGATCTGGCAGCTGAGGATGCAGGTCTTATCGCTGCCGGCCTCGGCCAGCAGGCGGTCGATGTGGGCCAGCACTTCGCGCGTCTGGCCGTGGATATCGGCCGTGGTGTCTTCGGCGATCTGCCCAGCCAGGTAGACGGTGCTGTTATGTATTGCTACTTCCGACAGGCGTTTGCCTGGGTACAGTCGTTTGATTTCCATAATACTTTTTAACCTAACAGGAATTGCTTTGCTATATGAATCTGATCGTCGTGGATAAAGGTCGGCGCATGGCCGACGGTCGGAATTTCCACCAGTTGCGCCTTCGGTCCGCGCTCCGTCATCAGCTTGGCCGTCTCCGGCGACAGCAGGTCGGAGTCAGCGCCGCGCACCAGCAGCGTTGGGCAAGTGATGGCGTCGTACGCGGCCCACAGCATGGCCTGGTCGGCTTCGGCCGATTCCGGCGTGGCAGAGCGGAACGGCAAGGCCAGCCCCATATCGTAATGGCGCACCCATTTGCCGTCCTTGTCTTTACGCAAGACATCGGTCGCCAGTTTGTGCCACTCGGCGTCGGTATGCTCGCCAAACGAGACGGACACGTCGCGGACAAACTTGGCGCCGGCTTCAAAGCTGTCAAAGCGCAGGTCCTGGCCGATGTAGTCGCCGATGCGCTGCATGGCCTGCGGGGCCAGCACCGGGCCAATGTCGTTGAGCACCAGTTTGCGGATCGGGTTGCCCGGCAGCGAAGCCAGGCCCATGCCGATCAGGCCGCCCATCGAGGTGCCGAACCAGTCGACCTGCTGATTTTGATCGGGCAGCACGCGCGCCAGCAAGGTCACGATATCGCTGACATATTGGGGCAGCACGTACAACTGCGGGTTGCGCAGCCAGTCCGAGCGGCCACGGCCAACGATGTCGGGACAGATCACGCGGTAATCGCCGGCCAGCGCCCGGGCCATATTGTCAAAGTCGTCGCCAACGCGGGTTACGCCATGGACGCACAGCAGCACGTTGGGATTGCTCTCGTCGCCCCATTCCTTGTAGGACATGCGATGCAGGCCGGCCAGCGACAGGCATTGGACAGACTTTATTTTTGGTTCGAGCATGCGGCTTCCCTTAATGGTTCTTTGATCTTATGTGTAAAAATACCATTTTACCGTGTTGGCGTTAATCCCTTGGCGAAGTGTAGCGCAGGGCAGTGTCATTCTCCTAGCGCACACGGCCCAAGGTTACGTAGAAACCCGTATTCCGGAGAGATATCACCAGCGCGAATTTGCGGCTTTCCACAATAGTGATATCTCTCGCGCTGAGAGATGATGCACTCCTCACAGAAACACACGAGGAGACCCCGTGAAAAAACCATTCTATAAAGTCTTATACGTCCAGGTGCTGTTCGCCATCGCCTGCGGTATCCTGCTGGGCTTGTTCTACCCGGACAGCGGCGTTGCTATGAAACCCCTGGGCGACGGCTTCATCAAGCTGATCAAAATGATTATCGCCCCGGTGATCTTCTGTACCGTGGTCTCCGGCATCGCCGGCATGCAGGACGTGAAGAAAATCGGCCGCGTCGGCGGCAAGGCCCTGCTGTACTTCGAAGTGATCTCCACCTTCGCACTGGTGATCGGCCTGTTCGTCGCCAACCTGGTCAAGCCAGGCGCCGGCTTCAATGCCACCGCGGCCACGCTGGACACCAAGGCCATCGAGCAGTACACCACCAAGGCGCACCCGCTGACCACCACCGACTTCCTGATGAATATCATCCCGAATACGGTAGTCGACGCTTTCGCCAAGGGCGACATCCTGCAAGTGCTGCTGATCGCCATCCTGTTCGGTTTCGCCATCTCCCTGCTGGGTGAGCGCGGCAAGCCGCTGGTCAAGCTGATCGACGACGCTGCGCACGCTGTATTTGGCGTGGTCAACATCGTCATGAAGGTGGCACCGATCGGTGCGTTTGGCGCCATGGCCTTCACCATCGGCAAATACGGCATCAAATCGCTGCTGCCGCTGGCCACCCTGATGGGCTGCTTCTACGCCACCTGCATCATCTTCGTGGTCTTGGTGCTGGGCACCGTGGCACGCCTGACCGGCTTCTCGATCGGCCGCTTCATCCTGTACATCAAGGAAGAACTGCTGATCGTGCTGGGCACCAGCTCGTCGGAATCGGCCCTGCCGTCGCTGATGCGCAAACTGGAACGCCTGGGCTGCTCCAAATCGGTGGTCGGCCTGGTGGTCCCAACCGGCTACTCGTTCAACCTGGACGGCACCAACATCTACATGACCATGGCCGCCCTGTTCGTTGCGCAAGCCACCAACACCGAGCTGACCCTGCTGCAAGAGCTGACCATCCTGGGCGTCGCGATGCTGACCTCGAAAGGCGCATCGGGCATCACCGGCGCCGGCTTCATCACCCTGGCGGCTACCCTGCATGTGGTACCGGACATTCCGGTGGCCGGCATGGCGCTGATCCTGGGCATCGACCGCTTCATGTCGGAATGCCGCGCGCTGACCAACTTCATCGGTAACGGCGTTGCCGCCGTGGTGGTCTCGCACTGGGAAAAAGAGCTGAACCACGACACCATGAAGGCCGAACTGGCCAATCCAGGCTCGACCGTACCGGTGTCCGACCTGGAACCGCTGGAGCCGGTACGCGCCTAAGCGTTCCCGTTCGCGCCTGACGCCCCGCCCGGCCCACGCCGCGCGGGGCGTTTTTCTTTGGCACAGGCTTTCAATTGAATCACGCTTGCCCGCTCCGGCCGAATCAGGTGTAATGCGCGACGAAAAGGAAACAGTCATGAAACAGTCATCGATATTGGTGTTGTGCACGGTAACGCTGGCCGCCAGCCTGCCCGCCTTCTCAGCGCAACCATGCACGCCGCCCGATCCGGCCATGCTGCAAGCTACCTGGCAAGGATTCCGCACCGCCATGCTGCAAGGCCAGCCCGAGCAGGTGGCGCGCTACTACAAATTTCCCGTCACACTGCTGCCGCCGATGGACGGCACCGCGCCGCTGAAAATCAGCAGAGCGGCCTTCCTCAAGAATTACGGTGAACTGTTCCAGCAAAATCCGGCCGGTGAAGAAGTCAGCATGCTGACCGATATGAAAAAAAGCACCGGCAAAGAATACATTCGGCAAATGCGGTTCGACGACAGCAAATGCGCCTATATTGCCTCGACGCGGATCGAAGACTACAACTTCGTCTACGATAAAAAGACTGGCTGGAAAATCGACTCGCTGTTCTACGGCAGCAATGACCTCGAACTCGCCAAGTCGTCCGGACTGGATCGCTGATGAAAGCCGTGATCCTCTGCCTGGTGACGCTGACCGCCGCACAGCCAAGCTGCGCCGCGCCGGACGTGGCCAACTACCTTGCCGTGCGCGGCTGGTCTGCCTACGACAGCAAAGCCAAATTCACCATGCCGGCGCAGGACATCGCCCCGGTCATGTACTACAGCAAAGGCAGCAAGGTCCCCAGCTGCGGTCTGCTGAGCGGCCCAGCCAGCGCACCGAAATTCATCGACATCCTGGCGTCAGAGCCGGGCGAACAATATCCGCACTGCCCCAGCATCAACGACGCCGCCGCCTTCAAGCTGGCCGGCAAGGACTATCTTGTGTTTGAATACACCGACCAGGACAACCGCAACGAAACCTACGAGCAATTCTTCTACGTCTACAAAACCAGTGCAGGCGAGTACGTAGCGGACGAACGGCTCAATGAACAAGTCGGCACGGCGGCCAGCACCGGCAAAACCCGCAAAGCGTCCGAAGGGATCGGCTTGGCGCGCAAGCATGCCTTGGAACGCTAACCAAGATTTATTGGGGCTGCTCAGTGGGTTTAATCGGATGTGCGGGATTGTAGGGAACGACTGAGGTGACGACTACGCGTACTTCGTCGTTTGGAAAAAAATGTATGTAAATGCTACCCGTCGTGTCATACCTTTCAACGTCCACGACTTTTTCTTTGACAACATGCGTGTGTCCCTCTGGCATGTCCCAGCGGACTCTGACTTTCATCCCGGCGTACTAAATACGAGGAATCTTTGCGCAGCAAATGTTGGCCACGCCTGCGCCCCATCGATCCATTCCCCCTCCCCCGGCTCCGTCGACTGAAGCAGAGTAAATAAAATTTCCTGTGTGATTGACAATACCAATTTGCGCCGGCGCGCTATCTGTCGCTTGTGTCTGTGTGCTAGTTGACGTGCATCCAACGAAAGCTACGGTTAAAATTGTGGGAATTAAGAGCGAAAATGGTTTGTAAAACATTGCACTCATGGCGTATTTTCCTGCATCAAGCGTATCCGTTTTTTTGTGTCCTCGATTGCCTTTTTCAGCTCCTCCACTTCCTCGGGGTCCGCTTTAGCGGCCTCATTTTTGAGCGCTTGTTCCATAGCTGCCAGCATGCCCTTTTGGGTATTCAATCGATCAGCCCGGACCTTCGCGATGTAACTTTCAGATGGCACTGGAGAGCCTTTAACTCGCCCAGGCCATTCTGGGCGGGTGGGGCCGAAGTTGGATACGACAGCTTCGGCACGGCCGTCTTCATGCATCGTTAGCCAGATGTCACCTGCAATACCCTCCGGATATGGGGGAACATCAACCAATTGCTTATGCCACGTCTGATCGGGATAAAGGTTGTATTCCACAATCACTTGGTAACCAGGATGCCATTCCGGAGGAATGCCAAAGCAACAAATGGTGCCGCCCATACTGTAGGGATTGAGCGAATCGCCACCGCCGTGGTTGAGCCGGTTCAGCGGATCGACCACACTCAGCGCCACTTCTTTACCGGAATAGTTGATCGACCTCACTGATGCCCCCAAGGACTTCGGCTTGGCCGTCTGAACTGATGCGCAGGACGCGAGCAGAATCGTTATACACACTGCCAGCAAATTGTAGCGAAAAATGGCAGCAATTACACGGGAAGCCATGCCGATATTCGATTGCCTGTTGGAGGACGGTTTGAGAAAAATATCTACAAGATGTGGTGCGTCTGTTTGGGTGGCTGCAATCATGATGAACTCCGTTTGCCGCCCCTAGTTTCCTGGCTTTTCAGGAAAGGGCATCGCCTCTTCCATTTGACGAATTTGCTCTTTTGTATGTTCAATAGATGATTTCAGTCTGGCGACTTGCTCCTGGGAGCGCTCAGTCCCATCTAACAAACCGTCTTCCATCTTCTTTAGAATGCCTTTTTGGTTAGCCAACCATTTATTTTTTATTATTTCTGTGTATTCACCTGACTGCACTGGTAGGGCTTTTACACGGCCAGGCCATTCCGGGCGGGTGGGACCGAAGTTGGATACAACAGCTTCTGCCCGGCCGTCTTCATGCATAGTTAGCCCGATATCACCCGCAATACCTTCCGGATATGGAGGAACATCAAGTAATTGCTTATGCCACGTCTGATCTGGATAAAAGTTGTATTCCACAATCACTTGGTAACCAGGATGCCATTCTGGAGGAATGCCAAAGCAACAAATGGTGCCGCCCATGCTGTAGGGATTGAGCGAATCACCACCTCCATGATTGGACCGGTTCAGCGGATCCACTACACTCAGCGCCACTTCCTTCCCAGAATAATTGATCGACCTCACTGAAGCCCCCAGGGACTTCGGTTTGGCCGTCTGAACTGATGCGCAGGACGCGAGCAGAATTATCATACTAACTGCCAGCAAAATGGCAGCGCTTGCGCCGAAACCCCTTACAATATTCGATTGTCTGGGGGACGACTTGAGGAAAACATCTTCAGGATATGGTACGTCTATTGGGATAGCTGCAGTCATGAATTCGATTCGGTCCTAATTATCTGGATTTCGGAGCTTCAATTACATATATGAATCCTCGGCGCTGTATTCATTCCATGGATACTTACTCCTTCGCGTAAATTATGGCTCAGGAGTGTCTACAATGGTCGTGGCGATTCAAGTTGACGCCGACGCTGCGCACGCGTAACAGCACGTACACCGGCGCGGCGCCCGCGCTCAGGGGCCTTGCGTCAGCGTAAAGCGAGTACCGGCCGCCATGGTGCGCACGGTCGAGCGGCCGCGCCACTGCTGGGCGACGGCTTCCCTGCCCTGCATCTGGATGTCCGCGTAGCGCTGCGCCTGCGCGGCGTTGGCATAGGCGTACTGGCCCGGCACTTCTTAGCTTTCCAGCGGCGGCAGCTTGCCGGCCGACAGCCGCGACGGCGTACTGGTGCTGACCGCCTGCTTGGCCTTGTAGTCATAGCTGAGCAAAGTGGTCAGCGACGCCGCCACGCTGCGGCGCGCTTGCATGGCCTACATGGTGTCCGATGCTTCGCCGACGCGCACGCCGTGGAAGCGGATGCCGCCGCCGGCTTCGCTGCTGGCGTCTTCCGGCGTGGCGCTGAGCTGGCTGAATAGGATAGACTGACAGACGTGGTCATGCCAACATCCTCTCCTCGGCACCCAAGATCGGCTCCCCAGTATTTATTGCTAGATCGCCGATTAGGTTATCGCTCCAGATGTATTCGTAAGTAACCGAATTGGCAGCGGTCTTCTCTGGTAAGGCCGGCTCGGTCGGAGCTCTCTCCAGTTCGTCCTCGTTGATACTCTCACGGATGAAGAAGCCTTCCTGTGGATAGAAACTGCGGCGCAGTAGGTAACCACCTCCTTCGCGGCGCGTATCGGTCTGGGTCTTGATCAGGACGCTGCGCATGTCTGCGGTGTCGCTGTCCGTCATGATCGGGAATGGTGTGCCCGTCTTTGCCTCGTCAAACAGCGCTTGCTCTTCTTTGGTCAACGGCAGATTGTCCTTCTGCTTCTGCTGCACCGCCAACACTTTATCGCTAAGGGCAACAACTTTCTTCTCGAAACCACTCCTACGATCCGCGCGTTTGGCCCGCGCCTTCGCCACTGCGA from Duganella dendranthematis encodes:
- the gstA gene encoding glutathione transferase GstA: MKLYYAPHTCSLSPLIVLKELGLPHELIKVDNQSKRTADGRDFRAINPKGYVAALELDNGEILTEGPAIIQYLADLKPEAALAPPAGSWERVRLQEMLNFITSEIHAGIAPLFNSDLPEAARTIFRDRLFRRMSVLETTLQQRAYLMGATFTVADAYLYTVLGWLQFFAIDLNEWPAVASHHAGLASRPSIQAAQQAHA
- a CDS encoding RelA/SpoT family protein, giving the protein MVSTTAVSSVTSEQLVQGLTPDESARMLAALDFASAAYADKQCSSGQAALDFAVGVACTLSSLSTDLETRLAGLMFELTLLDTEQAAVIEPRFGPEVNELVSGVRQLIRLRELTQNQNPGAALGRGRNAAQMAVAQVETLRKMLLAMASDMRVVLVRLASCVTTLRYFADIKLFNDMTAAYGRETLDLYAPLANRLGIWQLKWELEDLSFRFIEPETYKRIAKMLEEKRMMREGFVTNAIARLQSEMAAAGIQAEVFGRPKHIYSIWSKMKGKELDFTDLYDVRAFRVIVADVKTCYTVLGVVHNIWTPIPKEFDDYISRPKPNGYQSLHTVVMAEDGRPLEVQIRTQEMHSFAEYGVAAHWRYKEEGGSNFQGQKYDEKIAWLRQLLAWKTDVADAVVGQEEQQREWVEKLKAAALDDRIFVLTPQARVIELPVGATPVDFAYHLHSDVGHRCRGARVDGIMVPLNTPLKNGQTCEIITAKGAPGTAGPSRDWLSDEYTVATRTRSKIRAWFHAIDMQETLSHGRAMVEKTLQREGKTAVNLEALANKLGFAKVDDLFLSVGKDEFSLRHIEQALHDSGEPVEPVDEVFLGKSKASSVEQGAKSGVLVVGTDGLMTQLAKCCKPAPPDGIVGFVTRGKGVSIHRATCKNFAEMRAKAPERVIVTEWGRAVSDTVYPVDIFILANDRQGLLRDISEVFSREKINVIGVNTQSAKGFARMTFTAEIGATAQLHKALNSIAEVTGVQEARRA
- a CDS encoding RidA family protein, whose amino-acid sequence is MEIKRLYPGKRLSEVAIHNSTVYLAGQIAEDTTADIHGQTREVLAHIDRLLAEAGSDKTCILSCQIYIKDLADFAGMNEEWDAWVPQGHTPPRATVEAKLADPNWLVEIVVVAAQR
- a CDS encoding alpha/beta fold hydrolase; the protein is MLEPKIKSVQCLSLAGLHRMSYKEWGDESNPNVLLCVHGVTRVGDDFDNMARALAGDYRVICPDIVGRGRSDWLRNPQLYVLPQYVSDIVTLLARVLPDQNQQVDWFGTSMGGLIGMGLASLPGNPIRKLVLNDIGPVLAPQAMQRIGDYIGQDLRFDSFEAGAKFVRDVSVSFGEHTDAEWHKLATDVLRKDKDGKWVRHYDMGLALPFRSATPESAEADQAMLWAAYDAITCPTLLVRGADSDLLSPETAKLMTERGPKAQLVEIPTVGHAPTFIHDDQIHIAKQFLLG
- a CDS encoding dicarboxylate/amino acid:cation symporter, translated to MKKPFYKVLYVQVLFAIACGILLGLFYPDSGVAMKPLGDGFIKLIKMIIAPVIFCTVVSGIAGMQDVKKIGRVGGKALLYFEVISTFALVIGLFVANLVKPGAGFNATAATLDTKAIEQYTTKAHPLTTTDFLMNIIPNTVVDAFAKGDILQVLLIAILFGFAISLLGERGKPLVKLIDDAAHAVFGVVNIVMKVAPIGAFGAMAFTIGKYGIKSLLPLATLMGCFYATCIIFVVLVLGTVARLTGFSIGRFILYIKEELLIVLGTSSSESALPSLMRKLERLGCSKSVVGLVVPTGYSFNLDGTNIYMTMAALFVAQATNTELTLLQELTILGVAMLTSKGASGITGAGFITLAATLHVVPDIPVAGMALILGIDRFMSECRALTNFIGNGVAAVVVSHWEKELNHDTMKAELANPGSTVPVSDLEPLEPVRA
- a CDS encoding DUF3304 domain-containing protein — translated: MIAATQTDAPHLVDIFLKPSSNRQSNIGMASRVIAAIFRYNLLAVCITILLASCASVQTAKPKSLGASVRSINYSGKEVALSVVDPLNRLNHGGGDSLNPYSMGGTICCFGIPPEWHPGYQVIVEYNLYPDQTWHKQLVDVPPYPEGIAGDIWLTMHEDGRAEAVVSNFGPTRPEWPGRVKGSPVPSESYIAKVRADRLNTQKGMLAAMEQALKNEAAKADPEEVEELKKAIEDTKKRIRLMQENTP
- a CDS encoding DUF3304 domain-containing protein, which translates into the protein MTAAIPIDVPYPEDVFLKSSPRQSNIVRGFGASAAILLAVSMIILLASCASVQTAKPKSLGASVRSINYSGKEVALSVVDPLNRSNHGGGDSLNPYSMGGTICCFGIPPEWHPGYQVIVEYNFYPDQTWHKQLLDVPPYPEGIAGDIGLTMHEDGRAEAVVSNFGPTRPEWPGRVKALPVQSGEYTEIIKNKWLANQKGILKKMEDGLLDGTERSQEQVARLKSSIEHTKEQIRQMEEAMPFPEKPGN
- a CDS encoding contractile injection system protein, VgrG/Pvc8 family gives rise to the protein MPGQYAYANAAQAQRYADIQMQGREAVAQQWRGRSTVRTMAAGTRFTLTQGP